The Abditibacteriota bacterium genome segment CCCACGGACACGAATTTGGGCTGGTCCGGAGCCGGCGCGTCATAATACACGCCCACCAGGGGAGCGGTGACCTTGTAGAGGCTGTCGTCATTGTATCGGGGCGCCTCTTCCGGGGCGTCCTCGGTCACGGCTTCACGGAAGACCTCCTCCGGAGCCGGCGCCTGACGGCCGGCAGGGGCTGCTCCCCTGACGGACACGCTGCAGTCTCCCTCGGTGATCTCCAGCTCCTCCAGATCATACTTTTCCACCAGCTCAAGAAGC includes the following:
- a CDS encoding acetyl-CoA carboxylase, biotin carboxyl carrier protein, whose translation is MDNSDIKRLLELVEKYDLEELEITEGDCSVSVRGAAPAGRQAPAPEEVFREAVTEDAPEEAPRYNDDSLYKVTAPLVGVYYDAPAPDQPKFVSVGDRVEVGTELCLIEAMKVFSPIPSEVTGTVVSIDVKNAELVSEGQVIMRIRLEEQ